Proteins co-encoded in one Malus sylvestris chromosome 9, drMalSylv7.2, whole genome shotgun sequence genomic window:
- the LOC126582656 gene encoding transcription factor GTE8-like isoform X1, giving the protein MAKKNKNPGRGGYYGSAFGQAGECSGSSGRIDAEVTGSEDSSAPTRKSISLNSSNRDSFGVPIQILPLSNMLSSEKKDLKHRLNMELEQIRILRKKFEMHRANGVAVSSSSDIISNGQNGPHVNNFRKSSTMISEPGKRLNPGASKAQKRNPETSGRFDSRTASVILMKQCEALLKRLMSHQSSWLFNEPVDVVKLNIPDYFTVIKHPMDLGTIKSKVASGSYSTPLEFAADVRMTFTNAMTYNPPQNKVYNMADTLSKFFEVRWKTIEKKLPKADCQQPPTKSGPHEGIETPKPLPPSKKRTITSVHNEVKSEPPKRVMTTEEKLNLSRELESLIGEMPLRIIDFLKEHSSNGKDSGEDEIEIDIDVLSDDTLFTLRRLLNEYLQEKQKNHVSAEPCSMELVNESGLSNSSMQPCKGNDPADEDVDIGGNEPPVSSYPPVEIEMDTGRKSSKAISSSSSSDSDSSSSESECDDVKAGSPVPETVGSGTHLDEKTTIDNPLEGNHSDSGLDQVEQSSQQKPSPVESDCCQHGDSAPPERSVSPEKQYRAALLKNRFADTILRAREKTLNQGDKEDPEKLRRQREELELQQKKEKARLQAEAKAAEDARRRAEAEAAAEAKRKRELEREAARQALMQIEKTVEINENSRFLKDLEMLRTAPAEQLPSSVDETSPDHSQECLGGFKFGGSNPLEQLGLYMKDDEEEEDADPVSSVPPSPVSASISPVNDIEEGEID; this is encoded by the exons ATGGCCAAGAAGAACAAGAACCCGGGAAGGGGAGGGTACTATGGCAGTGCTTTTGGGCAGGCTGGTGAATGCTCCGGTAGCTCAGGAAGAATCGACGCAGAAGTTACTGGCTCGGAGGATTCAAGTGCTCCGACGAGGAAATCTATTAGTTTGAATTCTAGTAACCGTGACAGTTTTGGTGTGCCCATACAAATACTTCCCCTGTCAAACATGCTGTCATCAGAGAAGAAGGATTTGAAACATAGGTTGAATATGGAACTTGAACAGATACGAATACTTCGGAAGAAATTTGAAATGCATAGAGCCAATGGTGTTGCAGTGTCCTCTTCTAGTGATATCATCAGCAATGGCCAGAATGGGCCGCATGTCAATAATTTTAGAAAGTCGTCCACAATGATTTCTGAGCCAGGTAAAAGACTGAATCCTGGGGCTTCAAAAGCACAGAAACGGAATCCGGAAACTTCTGGGAGGTTTGACTCTAGGACTGCTAGTGTGATTCTTATGAAACAATGTGAGGCACTATTGAAACGGTTGATGTCCCATCAATCCAGTTGGCTTTTCAATGAACCTGTTGATGTGGTGAAGTTGAACATTCCTGATTATTTCACTGTTATTAAACATCCAATGGACTTGGGTACAATAAAGAGCAAGGTAGCTTCAGGATCTTACTCAACCCCACTGGAGTTTGCTGCTGATGTCAGGATGACTTTCACCAATGCTATGACGTACAATCCACCACAAAATAAGGTCTATAACATGGCTGATACTCTTAGCAAATTTTTTGAAGTCAGGTGGAAAACCATTGAGAAAAAACTGCCAAAGGCTGATTGCCAACAACCGCCAACTAAATCTGGTCCTCATGAAGGCATAGAAACTCCTAAACCATTACCCCCCTCAAAAAAGAGGACTATCACGTCAGTGCACAATGAAGTCAAGTCTGAGCCTCCTAAGCGAGTAATGACAACGGAGGAGAAGCTCAATCTGAGCAGAGAGTTGGAGTCTTTGATTGGAGAAATGCCCTTACGCATCATTGATTTCTTGAAGGAACATAGTTCAAATGGAAAGGACTCTGGTGAGGATGAGATCGAGATTGATATTGATGTTCTAAGTGATGATACCTTGTTCACATTACGGAGGCTTTTAAATGAGTATTTGCAAGAGAAACAAAAGAACCATGTAAGCGCTGAACCTTGTTCAATGGAG CTTGTCAATGAATCAGGGTTGAGCAATTCATCCATGCAGCCATGTAAAG GGAATGACCCGGCTGATGAAGATGTTGATATTGGTGGAAATGAGCCTCCTGTCTCAAGCTATCCTCCTGTAGAGATAGAAATGGATACTGGCCGTAAAAGTAGTAAAGCCATCAGCTCAAGCAGCTCCAGTG ATTCAGATTCTAGCAGTTCTGAGAGTGAATGTGATGATGTGAAGGCTGGAAGTCCG GTACCAGAAACTGTGGGTTCTGGAACTCATTTAGATGAAAAGACAACAATTGATAATCCACTCGAAGGAAATC ATTCTGATAGTGGGTTGGATCAAGTTGAACAAAGTTCCCAGCAGAAGCCAAGTCCTGTTGAGTCAGATTGTTGCCAGCATG GAGACAGTGCTCCTCCAGAGAGGTCAGTCTCCCCCGAGAAGCAGTACAGGGCTGCTCTATTGAAGAATCGTTTTGCTGATACCATTCTAAGAGCACGAGAGAAAACACTTAATCAG GGTGATAAAGAAGATCCTGAGAAATTGCGGAGGCAGAGGGAGGAACTTGAATTGCAACAGAAGAAAG AGAAAGCGCGGTTACAAGCGGAAGCTAAGGCTGCTGAGGATGCTCGAAGGCGAGCAGAAGCAGAAGCTGCAGCTGAGGCTAAACGGAAGAGGGAGCTTGAGAGAGAAGCAGCAAGGCAGGCATTGATGCAG ATAGAAAAGACTGTTGAAATCAATGAGAACTCTCGGTTTCTTAAAGATCTGGAGATGCTTAGAACTGCCCCTGCGGAGCAGCTACCGAGCTCTGTAGACGAAACGAGCCCTGATCACTCGCAGGAATGCTTAGGCGGCTTTAAGTTTGGGGGGAGTAACCCGTTGGAACAACTTGGCCTGTACATGAAAGAcgatgaagaggaggaagacgCGGATCCTGTAAGTAGTGTTCCTCCAAGTCCTGTAAGTGCTTCTATAAGTCCTGTAAATGATATAGAAGAAGGAGAAATTGATTAA
- the LOC126582656 gene encoding transcription factor GTE8-like isoform X2, which produces MAKKNKNPGRGGYYGSAFGQAGECSGSSGRIDAEVTGSEDSSAPTRKSISLNSSNRDSFGVPIQILPLSNMLSSEKKDLKHRLNMELEQIRILRKKFEMHRANGVAVSSSSDIISNGQNGPHVNNFRKSSTMISEPGKRLNPGASKAQKRNPETSGRFDSRTASVILMKQCEALLKRLMSHQSSWLFNEPVDVVKLNIPDYFTVIKHPMDLGTIKSKVASGSYSTPLEFAADVRMTFTNAMTYNPPQNKVYNMADTLSKFFEVRWKTIEKKLPKADCQQPPTKSGPHEGIETPKPLPPSKKRTITSVHNEVKSEPPKRVMTTEEKLNLSRELESLIGEMPLRIIDFLKEHSSNGKDSGEDEIEIDIDVLSDDTLFTLRRLLNEYLQEKQKNHLVNESGLSNSSMQPCKGNDPADEDVDIGGNEPPVSSYPPVEIEMDTGRKSSKAISSSSSSDSDSSSSESECDDVKAGSPVPETVGSGTHLDEKTTIDNPLEGNHSDSGLDQVEQSSQQKPSPVESDCCQHGDSAPPERSVSPEKQYRAALLKNRFADTILRAREKTLNQGDKEDPEKLRRQREELELQQKKEKARLQAEAKAAEDARRRAEAEAAAEAKRKRELEREAARQALMQIEKTVEINENSRFLKDLEMLRTAPAEQLPSSVDETSPDHSQECLGGFKFGGSNPLEQLGLYMKDDEEEEDADPVSSVPPSPVSASISPVNDIEEGEID; this is translated from the exons ATGGCCAAGAAGAACAAGAACCCGGGAAGGGGAGGGTACTATGGCAGTGCTTTTGGGCAGGCTGGTGAATGCTCCGGTAGCTCAGGAAGAATCGACGCAGAAGTTACTGGCTCGGAGGATTCAAGTGCTCCGACGAGGAAATCTATTAGTTTGAATTCTAGTAACCGTGACAGTTTTGGTGTGCCCATACAAATACTTCCCCTGTCAAACATGCTGTCATCAGAGAAGAAGGATTTGAAACATAGGTTGAATATGGAACTTGAACAGATACGAATACTTCGGAAGAAATTTGAAATGCATAGAGCCAATGGTGTTGCAGTGTCCTCTTCTAGTGATATCATCAGCAATGGCCAGAATGGGCCGCATGTCAATAATTTTAGAAAGTCGTCCACAATGATTTCTGAGCCAGGTAAAAGACTGAATCCTGGGGCTTCAAAAGCACAGAAACGGAATCCGGAAACTTCTGGGAGGTTTGACTCTAGGACTGCTAGTGTGATTCTTATGAAACAATGTGAGGCACTATTGAAACGGTTGATGTCCCATCAATCCAGTTGGCTTTTCAATGAACCTGTTGATGTGGTGAAGTTGAACATTCCTGATTATTTCACTGTTATTAAACATCCAATGGACTTGGGTACAATAAAGAGCAAGGTAGCTTCAGGATCTTACTCAACCCCACTGGAGTTTGCTGCTGATGTCAGGATGACTTTCACCAATGCTATGACGTACAATCCACCACAAAATAAGGTCTATAACATGGCTGATACTCTTAGCAAATTTTTTGAAGTCAGGTGGAAAACCATTGAGAAAAAACTGCCAAAGGCTGATTGCCAACAACCGCCAACTAAATCTGGTCCTCATGAAGGCATAGAAACTCCTAAACCATTACCCCCCTCAAAAAAGAGGACTATCACGTCAGTGCACAATGAAGTCAAGTCTGAGCCTCCTAAGCGAGTAATGACAACGGAGGAGAAGCTCAATCTGAGCAGAGAGTTGGAGTCTTTGATTGGAGAAATGCCCTTACGCATCATTGATTTCTTGAAGGAACATAGTTCAAATGGAAAGGACTCTGGTGAGGATGAGATCGAGATTGATATTGATGTTCTAAGTGATGATACCTTGTTCACATTACGGAGGCTTTTAAATGAGTATTTGCAAGAGAAACAAAAGAACCAT CTTGTCAATGAATCAGGGTTGAGCAATTCATCCATGCAGCCATGTAAAG GGAATGACCCGGCTGATGAAGATGTTGATATTGGTGGAAATGAGCCTCCTGTCTCAAGCTATCCTCCTGTAGAGATAGAAATGGATACTGGCCGTAAAAGTAGTAAAGCCATCAGCTCAAGCAGCTCCAGTG ATTCAGATTCTAGCAGTTCTGAGAGTGAATGTGATGATGTGAAGGCTGGAAGTCCG GTACCAGAAACTGTGGGTTCTGGAACTCATTTAGATGAAAAGACAACAATTGATAATCCACTCGAAGGAAATC ATTCTGATAGTGGGTTGGATCAAGTTGAACAAAGTTCCCAGCAGAAGCCAAGTCCTGTTGAGTCAGATTGTTGCCAGCATG GAGACAGTGCTCCTCCAGAGAGGTCAGTCTCCCCCGAGAAGCAGTACAGGGCTGCTCTATTGAAGAATCGTTTTGCTGATACCATTCTAAGAGCACGAGAGAAAACACTTAATCAG GGTGATAAAGAAGATCCTGAGAAATTGCGGAGGCAGAGGGAGGAACTTGAATTGCAACAGAAGAAAG AGAAAGCGCGGTTACAAGCGGAAGCTAAGGCTGCTGAGGATGCTCGAAGGCGAGCAGAAGCAGAAGCTGCAGCTGAGGCTAAACGGAAGAGGGAGCTTGAGAGAGAAGCAGCAAGGCAGGCATTGATGCAG ATAGAAAAGACTGTTGAAATCAATGAGAACTCTCGGTTTCTTAAAGATCTGGAGATGCTTAGAACTGCCCCTGCGGAGCAGCTACCGAGCTCTGTAGACGAAACGAGCCCTGATCACTCGCAGGAATGCTTAGGCGGCTTTAAGTTTGGGGGGAGTAACCCGTTGGAACAACTTGGCCTGTACATGAAAGAcgatgaagaggaggaagacgCGGATCCTGTAAGTAGTGTTCCTCCAAGTCCTGTAAGTGCTTCTATAAGTCCTGTAAATGATATAGAAGAAGGAGAAATTGATTAA
- the LOC126582667 gene encoding TLC domain-containing protein At5g14285-like: MELETQNPIHFPLPCLPIFFLMFSIIYLIAYFIVLRTWSPKIRPEASSCLISLAHGTPAVLLSTYAILSDPATGFAAPNTLFQNSVLDYSVAYFLTDLLHYLVFFPSDVLFIGHHLATLFVFLTCRYVASHGAFAILSLLILAEVTSLCQNVWTLANARRSDLKFAAKVYDLLSPPFYILYSIVRGFVGPYFVYQMGAFYISGAADGLIPRWVWVSWIVVVVAAISVSILWISNLWVELFRARTGELEKKTR, translated from the coding sequence atGGAATtggaaacccaaaacccaatccaCTTCCCCCTTCCATGCCtccccatcttcttcctcatGTTCTCCATCATCTACCTCATTGCCTACTTCATCGTCTTACGAACTTGGAGCCCCAAGATCCGACCCGAAGCCTCCAGCTGCCTAATCTCCCTCGCCCACGGCACCCCCGCCGTACTCCTCTCCACTTACGCCATCCTCTCCGACCCCGCCACCGGATTCGCCGCCCCCAACACCCTTTTCCAGAACTCCGTCCTCGACTACAGCGTCGCCTACTTCCTCACCGATCTCCTCCACTACCTCGTCTTCTTCCCCAGCGACGTCCTCTTCATCGGCCACCACCTTGCCACGCTCTTCGTCTTTCTCACCTGCCGCTACGTCGCCTCCCACGGCGCATTCGCCATTCTCTCCCTCCTGATCCTCGCCGAGGTCACCAGCCTCTGCCAGAACGTCTGGACGCTCGCCAACGCCAGGAGAAGCGACTTGAAGTTTGCAGCTAAAGTGTATGATCTTTTGTCTCCTCCATTTTACATTTTGTATTCGATTGTCCGTGGCTTTGTGGGTCCGTATTTCGTGTACCAGATGGGGGCGTTTTACATCAGCGGCGCCGCCGACGGATTGATTCCGCGGTGGGTTTGGGTTTCTTggattgtggtggtggtggccgCCATTTCTGTCAGCATTTTGTGGATTTCCAATCTCTGGGTGGAATTGTTTAGAGCCCGGACCGGCGAATTGGAAAAGAAAACTAGATAA
- the LOC126582660 gene encoding lysine histidine transporter 1-like produces the protein MVVQAPTDGNSSNPDNVDERPEKRSQIIDDEKARKQKEINDWLPITSSRNANWWYAAFHNVNSMVGAGVLGLPFAMSNLGWGPGCVVMVLSWVITLFTLWQMVEMHEMVPGKRFDRYHELGQHAFGEKLGLWIVVPQQLVCEVGVNILYMVTGGQSLQKIHKIVKKDKDPIKLTYFIMIFASVEFVLSHLPNFNSISGISLAAAVMSLSYSTIAWTTSIHKGVQPDVEYGYIARSTSGTVFNFFNALGQVAFAYAGHNVVLEIQATLPTSPEKPSKYAMWRGVVIAYIVVALCYFPVAFIGYYTFGNTVEDNILISLEKPGWLIVTANMFVIIHIIGGYQLFAMPVFDMMETVLVKKLNFRPTTKLRFITRNIYVAFTMVVGMTFPFFGGIMGFLGGFAYSPTSYYLPCIIWLAIKKPRKFSLSWFINWICIILGVLLMIVSPIGGLRNIILQAKEYHFYN, from the exons ATGGTAGTTCAAGCTCCGACTGACGGAAATTCTTCCAACCCCGACAAT GTGGACGAGAGACCGGAGAAGCGGTCGCAGATCATTGATGATGAAAAGGCAAGGAAGCAGAAGGAAATAAATGATTGGCTTCCAATTACTTCATCAAGGAATGCAAATTGGTGGTACGCAGCTTTCCACAATGTCAATTCCATGGTTGGAGCTGGTGTCCTAGGTCTTCCCTTTGCAATGTCCAATCTCGGATG GGGTCCAGGATGTGTTGTAATGGTGCTCTCATGGGTGATCACTTTGTTCACGTTGTGGCAAATGGTTGAGATGCATGAAATGGTTCCCGGCAAGCGGTTCGATAGGTACCATGAGCTAGGGCAACACGCCTTCGGCGAAAAGCTTGGCCTCTGGATCGTGGTGCCTCAGCAGCTCGTATGCGAAGTTGGTGTTAACATTTTGTACATGGTCACAGGTGGACAATCCCTGCAGAAGATCCATAAGATAGTGAAGAAAGACAAGGATCCTATCAAGCTCACCTACTTCATCATGATCTTTGCCTCCGTGGAATTTGTCCTCTCCCATCTCCCCAACTTCAACTCCATCTCCGGCATCTCATTAGCCGCGGCGGTGATGTCACTAAG TTACTCCACTATAGCATGGACTACTTCAATCCACAAGGGTGTTCAGCCAGACGTAGAGTACGGGTACATAGCTCGAAGCACGTCAGGGACAgtcttcaacttcttcaacgcCTTGGGGCAAGTAGCTTTTGCCTATGCAGGCCACAACGTGGTTTTGGAGATCCAAGCTACACTGCCCACTTCTCCAGAAAAGCCATCGAAGTATGCTATGTGGAGAGGGGTGGTGATCGCCTACATAGTGGTGGCCTTGTGCTATTTTCCGGTGGCTTTCATTGGATATTACACTTTTGGGAACACGGTGGAGGACAACATCCTAATCTCGTTAGAGAAACCCGGATGGCTCATTGTAACAGCAAACATGTTTGTCATCATCCATATCATTGGGGGTTATCAG CTATTTGCAATGCCAGTATTTGACATGATGGAAACTGTGTTGGTAAAGAAACTGAATTTTCGGCCCACAACGAAGCTTCGCTTCATTACCAGGAATATATACGTCG CGTTCACAATGGTCGTCGGAATGACCTTTCCCTTCTTCGGTGGTATCATGGGATTCCTCGGAGGATTTGCTTATTCCCCAACATCATACTAT CTCCCGTGCATTATATGGCTAGCCATCAAGAAACCGCGCAAGTTTAGCCTATCGTGGTTTATTAACTGG ATTTGCATCATACTCGGCGTCCTGCTGATGATCGTCTCGCCTATCGGAGGTCTCCGGAATATCATACTTCAGGCCAAGGAATACCACTTCTACAATTAA